The sequence GCTGCCGCTTGCTATAAATGTTATCTTCGCATCTTTTGCCGAGCTTAAAAGATACGCGCCATTACTAACCTCGCCAAATTCGCCTTTTGCAAGTGGATCAAGCCCTTGACGGCTAAGCACAAATGCGCTTGGAGCGTTTAAATTTAGAGCCACTTGCCAGCTAGCTGCGTTTTCGTTACCATCAGCTGGGCGGAAAGTGTAGAAATTTGGCATCGCTCTAAATGTGCTAAGCTGCTCGATAGGCTGATGTGTCGGACCATCTTCGCCAACACCGATGCTATCGTGCGTGAAGACAAAAAAGTGCTTGATGCCCATTAGCGCTGCTATCCTCGCACTTGGCTTTAGGTAGTCGCTGAAAATGAAAAATGTCGCTGAAAATGGCAAGAAAAGGCCGTATCTGGCGATGCCGTTATTGATCGCTGCCATGGCGTGCTCCCTGATGCCGTAGTGGATATTTTTGCCATTTGGGAAGTCGCCCATGCCCTTTAACTCAGTCTTGTTTGAAGGAGCAAGATCTGCACTACCACCGATAAAGCCAGGGAGTTTTTTAGCTATCTCATTTAAAATGACGTGGTTTGTATCTCTTGTGGCTAGCTTTTTGTCGCTAAAGTCTGGAAATTCGATCTTGCTAAAGTCTGGATTAAGAAGTGAGTTTAATAAATTTTTGCCCTCAATGCTTAACGCCTCAACCTTTTTGTTCCACATCGCCTCTTCAAGATCGCCCTTTTCAACTGCGCCTCTAAATCTTAAAAGCACGTCTTCGTCGATAGCAAATTTCTTCTCAGGGTCAAAGCCAGCTGCGGCCTTTGCCTTTTTGATGATCTCTTCGCCAAGTGGCGCGCCGTGGCTGTGATGGCTGCCCTCAAGCTCCATTGCGCCGCGTGCTATGTGTGTGTTTGCGATGATGAGATATGGCGACTCTTTCTCGCTTGCTTGCTCAAGAGCAAATTCGATCTGGTTGAAGTCATGTCCGTCGATGCGTGCGACCTCCCAGCCCTGCGCCTCAAACCTAGCTTTAACGTCCTCGCTAAATGCGATCGCTGTGTCGCCCTCGATCGTGATGTTGTTTGAGTCGTAGATGAGCACAAGGTTGTCTAGTCTTAAATTTCCGGCTACCGAACATGCCTCGTAGCTTATGCCCTCTTCAAGGTCGCCGTCGCCGCAAAGGCAGTAAATTTTATGATCGATTATTTTATTATCTGGCTCATTTAGCACGTTTGCAGCGTATTTTTCTGCCATGGCTAGACCAACTGCGTTTGCTACGCCTTGGCCAAGTGGGCCAGTAGCCATCTCAACGCCTGGAGTGTGAATTTCTGGGTGTCCTGGAGTGTTTGAGCCAAGTTGGCGAAAATTTTTAAGCTCATCAAGGCTTAAATCGTAGCCGCTTAGATGCAAAAAGCTATAAACCAAACTTGAAGCGTGACCACCGCTAAAAACGAGCCTATCTCTGTTTAGCCATTTTGGATTTTTTGGATTGTGTTTTAAAAAGTTGCTTAAAACCACCATAATATCAGCTAGACCCATAGGTGCACCTGGGTGTCCGCTGTTAGCGTTTTGCACCATATCAGCGCACAAAAATCTTATAGTATCGGCTTGTTTTTTTAGCATATGATCTCCTTTTATTGCGTCAGATTATACAAAAAAGTGATTAAAACTTGCCTTGCATTTTTGTCCAAAATGTCTAAAAAGTGATATAAATTTACGAAATTTACGCACTATCTTAGATGTTTATCTGTAAGCTCCAAGATCATCTTTGCTATGCCAGCATCTATCTGTTTTAGTGCCTCTTCTATCTCGCAAATAAGCTCATCTTTTTTCTTTTTT comes from Campylobacter concisus and encodes:
- the tkt gene encoding transketolase, coding for MLKKQADTIRFLCADMVQNANSGHPGAPMGLADIMVVLSNFLKHNPKNPKWLNRDRLVFSGGHASSLVYSFLHLSGYDLSLDELKNFRQLGSNTPGHPEIHTPGVEMATGPLGQGVANAVGLAMAEKYAANVLNEPDNKIIDHKIYCLCGDGDLEEGISYEACSVAGNLRLDNLVLIYDSNNITIEGDTAIAFSEDVKARFEAQGWEVARIDGHDFNQIEFALEQASEKESPYLIIANTHIARGAMELEGSHHSHGAPLGEEIIKKAKAAAGFDPEKKFAIDEDVLLRFRGAVEKGDLEEAMWNKKVEALSIEGKNLLNSLLNPDFSKIEFPDFSDKKLATRDTNHVILNEIAKKLPGFIGGSADLAPSNKTELKGMGDFPNGKNIHYGIREHAMAAINNGIARYGLFLPFSATFFIFSDYLKPSARIAALMGIKHFFVFTHDSIGVGEDGPTHQPIEQLSTFRAMPNFYTFRPADGNENAASWQVALNLNAPSAFVLSRQGLDPLAKGEFGEVSNGAYLLSSAKDAKITFIASGSEVSLCVKAAALLAEQGVGANIVSAPCFDLLCEQPAEYVARILDKNTTIIAVEAATGFEWYKFADAVYGMNSFGASGKANELFDHFGFTPQKLANFASELI